The Paenibacillus pabuli DNA segment GTGAACCATAGTCCTCAAAAAATAAAATGGAAAGAACGTCCCCAAGGACGCTCTCAACTGATACATTATGGCATTATGATGCATTGATCTCATTTTAATTTCATGTTTAGACATAGAGCTCATCCCCGGGAGACAATGAATATACCTCTGCTTCCGGAGATGGGCTATTTCTGAGCAAGTTCTCTCTCAACCTGTCCGTTTCTGCCTTGTCTGCGTGTACCAGCACAGTATGCCGCGCAGGCACCCGCTGCAGCATTCTCTCGACATCCAGCCAGCCCTGATGCACTTTATAACGGACTTTCTGCACCTCGCACACGCCATACTCAGCCGGATTCTGTGCTAGCTTCTGTGCAAAAGTGCCAACAGCCGCATGTCCGGTGAGCAAGATCAAGTTCTCGCAGCTCTCCGCCAGCTGGCTATAGTACCAACGGGCAAGCGAAGACTGCATCATGCCGTCTGGAATGAACCATAGGGAAGCTGCATGTTGGTTCAGCAGTCGCTCCCGATCTTCCCAATTCTTGGGCAGATGCCAGGATTGACCATCCAAAAATTGTCCAATGGTATACGTTAATGGACCCTTGAGATACGTTTCCTTTTCTCTCAGCCAGTATGGGACACGCAGCAGCTGCTTCATGCCATCTACGAGTCCCTGTTCAACGATCATCGGAACGCCCGGGTACCGCTCTTGTGCCCATAATATGATCTCCTGACCACGGCCAACCGAGGGCATCGGCAGCAATACTTTGCCCCCACGGGCAATGGTCTGGCGAATGGCGTGGTCCAGCTGTTCCAATTTTTCTGCTTGTGTATCCCGGTCGGTACCATATGCAGCATCCACAATCGCCAGATCCATCACTTGATCCATGCACCGTTTTGTTAACGAAGAAGTCAAGGATATCTCGGAAATCCTAGAGTTCCCGGTTGCCATCGCTAGTTCCGTCAGTGACTCTCCAGCTAATTGTATCCCATCACTGACAGCCATACCCTGAGACAATTGCGAATTATTTATACGGCTGCTTCTACGCTCTCTGCCTCGAAACAGGCTCGCCAATTTCAGTGCCTCTGCCGCACAATCTTCCTGCAGAAGCATGGACTCGGACGTATAGTCCCCGGAATAGAAGATCCGTTTACCCTCCATCTCAAGTGCAAACCATACCGATCCGGCAAGATGGCCACTGCGTCCCCATAACACGTGCAGACCAGGAACCATCTCGAACCAGATCCCGGACTTGGCCTCATCCTCCAAATACCTGTAACGTATGGACTTCTCGTCTGTTTCCTCATAGGGAAGATCATATCCTGCACGCTCCATATTGCTGCGCCACGCCCGGAAATAGGTGTCCAGCTGCTCCCTTGTCTCGCGTGTCGTCCATACTTCACCCTGATAGCCCATCTTATACAACAAGGGAATGGCAACGGAATGATCCTCATGCGCGTGGGACAGCAGAACAGCATCCAGGGTTGATACAAGTTCGGGCTCGATCAGCGGGTACTCTCCTGCTCCTTCTTTTTTCACGCCACAATCCATTAAAATATGAGTCCTGTCTCCGCTCAAGAGATAGGCGGAGCGGCCATGCTCGCCTGCCCCGCCCCATACGTTCAGTTTCATCATGATGCATTCCACTTTCTCTTCGAATTCAATAGTTCAATGCCGAGCAGCATCAGTACCGTCATGCCGACCGTTACAACAGCCATGGCCATTCCGAGCGACACCTGACCTTGTTCAAACTGTGCAAAAATGTACGTTGCCGACGTCTGCATGGACGGCGGGAGAATTAACAATGAGCCTACGAGCTCACGTGTGGCAATAGTGAATGTCATCATCCAACCGGCCAGCATGCCGGGAATGATCAGCGGCACAAGAATGCGCCGAAGAATATACAGCGGCTTTCCGCCAAACACCTGACCTGCCTGGAACAAGGTTCCGTCGATCTGGGTGAAGCTCGATTTCACGTACTGCACCGTATATGGCAGAAACAGAACGACATACGTCAGCACCACCATCCCGTACGTGTTGTACAGGGTGACAGGCATCCATGGCGAATTCCAGAACAGGATCAGACCTACAACCATAACAATGCCTGGTACGGTGTTGGGCAGCAGGCTGAACAGATCAATCACACGCTGCATGAATGAGGATGACTTGCCAATCGCCAGCGCAAATCCTGTACCGATCACCACCGCAACGGTGGAAGCGGCAAGGGACAATCCCAGACTATTCCCGATGGCTTTCATGCTAACCGAGCCCCAGGAGAGCAGATCCCGAAAGTGATCCAGCGTTACATTGTCCAGAGACAATCCGGCCCCGCGCAGCTTCATTGTCGAAGCCGCAATGATGGAGAAGTACGGAATACCCACAGATAGAATGAGAAGCACTGCAAGATAGATACCGCACAGCCATCCCGCTCCTCCGCGAAGAGAATATCGTTTAGACCGCTGTCCCTTGCCTCCCACCAGACGGTACGTGAATTTACGACTCATGGCAGACTGCATGTACCACATGACAAGACATACGGACAACAGCACCGATGCAAGTGAGGTGGCCTTGCCGAAGTCAATCGGCCAACTGGAAATATATTTGTGGATCTCCGAGGTCATGACGTAGTACCCGATACGGCGGCCGAAGGTGGCCGGAGTTCCGAATTCCGCAATCGTTTTGACAAAAACAAGCATGATCCCCATCCCATAGGAAGATAACAGTAAGGGTAAAATAATGCGTCTGAACCGGTATCCCGCAGGTGCCCCGTGAACCGATCCTGCCTCTTCCAGATTGCCGCCGATGCGAATCAGCGCATCCCGCAGCAGCAAGTACAGAAATGGGAATAGATGCAGGCTCATGATCAGCACCATGCCCCAGAAACTGAAAAAGAGCTCGCTCCATTTCTCAGCTGATGACACCCACTGCTGCAGGTATCCCCCTTTTTGCATAAACAAAATCCAGCCCATCGAACCGATATACGGAGGTGTCATGAACGGAATCATCAGGATCACGTCCACCCAGCGGTGCTGTCCCATACGGGTCTTGGCCATCATCCAGGCCAGCGGCAGGGCCAGCAAGGTGGTGACGGCAACAACACAGATGCCCAGCCAGACGGAATTAAGCAGTACACCGGATAAATGGTGACCGGTAATCGTCCGGATCGGAGCCATCCAGTCCCATTGTCCATCCGGATACACGCTCTGCCAGAAAATCAGCAGCAATGGTACGCCAATACTTATAGTCAGCAGAAAGAGGGCCAGAATCACGCCCACTCTCCGAAAAATACGGTTGTTGTCCAGTACAACAGGTTTCACTGATTTCACCTCACATGACTTCCACCAAGACACTCGTTACACTTGTTGCCGAATGTTCTTCAGTATTGTTTCAACGATTTTATTTGAAAATCTCGGAGAAACGAGCCGCTGTCTCATCACCGTGTTCACTCATCCAGTTCCAGTCCACTTTCAGCTGCGGGATATCTTTCAGATTGGCCCGGTTGCTCGCTTCAATATCTTCGCGGCCCGGAATCAGGTACGCATCAGCAACCAGCTTCTGTGCTTCATCGGACAACAGATAGTCGATAAACGCCTTGGCGTTTTCTACATTTTGGCTTGATTTCAGGATTGCAGCCGGTCTTGGGCTGATAACAGTCCCTTCCTCTGGATATACGATGTCCAGTGGTTCGCCTTTATCCTTAGAGGAATATGCCATGTAATCGACACCTGCCGCAACGATGCTTTTGGCTCCCGTAATTACCGGATCAAGGGCTTCCTGGTTCGCACCCGCCATGGCCACACCATTCGCTTTGTAGCTGTCCAGCAAATCCCACCCTTGATCACCGTTCACACTCAGGTACCCTGTAATGAAGTCCAGTGCAGAACCGGACAACGTTGGATCCGGAATATTTACAGCGTCTTTCCAGGCTGGTGTAGCGAGTTCAGCCCAGCTTGTCGGTGGCGTAGACACCAGCTTGGTGTTGTACACAATTCCGAGTGCCGAAGCACTTGAACTGAAATAGTTGCCTTCTGTATCTGACCAGTCCTTATTCAGCTTG contains these protein-coding regions:
- a CDS encoding MBL fold metallo-hydrolase, with product MMKLNVWGGAGEHGRSAYLLSGDRTHILMDCGVKKEGAGEYPLIEPELVSTLDAVLLSHAHEDHSVAIPLLYKMGYQGEVWTTRETREQLDTYFRAWRSNMERAGYDLPYEETDEKSIRYRYLEDEAKSGIWFEMVPGLHVLWGRSGHLAGSVWFALEMEGKRIFYSGDYTSESMLLQEDCAAEALKLASLFRGRERRSSRINNSQLSQGMAVSDGIQLAGESLTELAMATGNSRISEISLTSSLTKRCMDQVMDLAIVDAAYGTDRDTQAEKLEQLDHAIRQTIARGGKVLLPMPSVGRGQEIILWAQERYPGVPMIVEQGLVDGMKQLLRVPYWLREKETYLKGPLTYTIGQFLDGQSWHLPKNWEDRERLLNQHAASLWFIPDGMMQSSLARWYYSQLAESCENLILLTGHAAVGTFAQKLAQNPAEYGVCEVQKVRYKVHQGWLDVERMLQRVPARHTVLVHADKAETDRLRENLLRNSPSPEAEVYSLSPGDELYV
- a CDS encoding ABC transporter permease, coding for MKPVVLDNNRIFRRVGVILALFLLTISIGVPLLLIFWQSVYPDGQWDWMAPIRTITGHHLSGVLLNSVWLGICVVAVTTLLALPLAWMMAKTRMGQHRWVDVILMIPFMTPPYIGSMGWILFMQKGGYLQQWVSSAEKWSELFFSFWGMVLIMSLHLFPFLYLLLRDALIRIGGNLEEAGSVHGAPAGYRFRRIILPLLLSSYGMGIMLVFVKTIAEFGTPATFGRRIGYYVMTSEIHKYISSWPIDFGKATSLASVLLSVCLVMWYMQSAMSRKFTYRLVGGKGQRSKRYSLRGGAGWLCGIYLAVLLILSVGIPYFSIIAASTMKLRGAGLSLDNVTLDHFRDLLSWGSVSMKAIGNSLGLSLAASTVAVVIGTGFALAIGKSSSFMQRVIDLFSLLPNTVPGIVMVVGLILFWNSPWMPVTLYNTYGMVVLTYVVLFLPYTVQYVKSSFTQIDGTLFQAGQVFGGKPLYILRRILVPLIIPGMLAGWMMTFTIATRELVGSLLILPPSMQTSATYIFAQFEQGQVSLGMAMAVVTVGMTVLMLLGIELLNSKRKWNAS
- a CDS encoding ABC transporter substrate-binding protein; the protein is MLGMKTRKKSAMLLLTAVMSISLFGCSTNSTAGNAGQSAGEGSTAAAAQPTETAGGKLVLYSAGPQKLADNIVSGFTAKTGIEVEMFQGTTGKILARMEAEKSNPVADVVILASLPSAQALKADGLTLPYPEAANADKLNKDWSDTEGNYFSSSASALGIVYNTKLVSTPPTSWAELATPAWKDAVNIPDPTLSGSALDFITGYLSVNGDQGWDLLDSYKANGVAMAGANQEALDPVITGAKSIVAAGVDYMAYSSKDKGEPLDIVYPEEGTVISPRPAAILKSSQNVENAKAFIDYLLSDEAQKLVADAYLIPGREDIEASNRANLKDIPQLKVDWNWMSEHGDETAARFSEIFK